Proteins from a genomic interval of Pirellulales bacterium:
- a CDS encoding DUF1080 domain-containing protein yields the protein MVRSIVIAFFCSVLVTPLFAEDKPVRIAIDPAKAGPEFAVQGEYMGELSTGESIGVQVIALGDGQFEAVVFMGGLPGEPGSEEQPINSARGETTDGVTTITSEHGKGIIADGKMTIYDTGGMELGVLEKIERKSPTLGAAPPAGAIVLFDGTSADHFRSARVLPGGALPAGAFSKESFGDGKLHLEFRTPFMPKHRGQDRGNSGVYLQKRYEVQVLDSFGLPKKDNECGGLYGFHEPRLNMCFPPLAWQTYEIDFRAPKFDADGKKTAHARLTVALNGVTIHDGAEMPHESGLGQAESPEPGPLMLQFHLAPVQYRNIWFLPVPE from the coding sequence ATGGTGCGCTCGATCGTGATTGCCTTCTTCTGTAGCGTGCTCGTCACTCCCCTGTTTGCCGAAGACAAGCCCGTTCGCATCGCGATCGACCCCGCAAAGGCCGGTCCCGAGTTTGCCGTGCAAGGCGAGTACATGGGCGAACTTTCTACCGGCGAGTCGATTGGCGTGCAGGTCATCGCCCTGGGGGATGGCCAGTTCGAGGCCGTTGTCTTCATGGGAGGCCTGCCCGGCGAGCCAGGTAGCGAAGAGCAGCCCATCAACTCCGCTCGTGGCGAGACCACCGACGGCGTCACGACCATCACCTCGGAACATGGCAAGGGAATCATCGCCGACGGCAAGATGACCATCTACGACACGGGCGGGATGGAGTTGGGAGTGTTGGAAAAAATCGAGCGCAAGAGTCCCACGCTCGGCGCCGCGCCCCCCGCAGGCGCCATCGTGCTCTTCGATGGCACCTCGGCCGATCACTTTCGCTCGGCACGAGTGCTGCCCGGTGGCGCCTTGCCGGCCGGTGCGTTCAGCAAAGAATCGTTCGGCGACGGCAAGCTCCACCTCGAGTTCCGCACTCCCTTCATGCCCAAGCATCGTGGGCAGGATCGCGGCAATAGCGGCGTCTATCTGCAGAAGCGCTACGAGGTCCAGGTTCTCGATTCGTTCGGATTGCCCAAGAAGGACAACGAGTGTGGCGGTCTCTACGGCTTCCACGAACCCCGGCTGAACATGTGCTTTCCGCCACTGGCCTGGCAGACGTACGAGATCGACTTTCGCGCGCCGAAATTCGACGCCGACGGAAAGAAAACGGCCCACGCCCGGCTCACCGTCGCGCTCAACGGCGTCACCATTCACGACGGAGCCGAAATGCCCCACGAAAGCGGACTCGGTCAGGCGGAATCGCCCGAGCCCGGCCCACTGATGTTGCAATTCCATCTGGCGCCCGTGCAGTACCGCAACATCTGGTTTTTGCCCGTCCCGGAGTAA
- a CDS encoding D-2-hydroxyacid dehydrogenase codes for MKLVISPAIDDARLARVREAAPSAKIVNATDSSQALREMAEADAFFGKLTPELLAAAGRLRWVQTATASLEHYLFPALVEHPCQLTNMRGLYSDVIADQTLGYVICLARNFPRYMRQQMEGRWEPAGGEAARSDFISGPGVVSAMDRAHLHLADCTLGIVGLGAIGREIARRARAFGMTIVAVDPQTEEIPPGVESLWPPQELPKLLGASDFVVIAAPHTPETEGLFRRAQFEQMKRTAYLINIGRGAIVVLDDLTQALGAGQIAGAALDVCEIEPLPPDHPLWRMDNVIITPHVAGCATVVAERHLDVLVENVGRFSRGEALMNLVRKDLWY; via the coding sequence ATGAAGCTGGTCATCTCGCCCGCCATCGACGACGCACGGCTCGCACGCGTGCGCGAAGCGGCGCCGTCGGCCAAGATCGTCAACGCGACGGATTCTTCCCAGGCGCTGCGCGAAATGGCCGAGGCAGACGCTTTTTTCGGCAAGCTGACCCCCGAGTTGTTGGCCGCCGCCGGCCGATTGCGATGGGTGCAAACGGCCACGGCCAGTCTCGAACATTACCTGTTCCCGGCGCTGGTCGAACATCCTTGTCAATTGACGAACATGCGCGGACTCTACTCTGACGTCATCGCCGATCAGACCTTGGGCTATGTCATCTGTCTCGCTCGGAACTTTCCGCGGTACATGCGTCAGCAGATGGAAGGGCGCTGGGAACCGGCCGGCGGCGAAGCGGCACGTTCGGATTTCATCTCTGGCCCGGGCGTCGTCAGCGCGATGGATCGCGCGCACCTGCACCTGGCCGATTGCACGCTGGGGATCGTGGGATTAGGGGCCATTGGCCGCGAGATCGCTCGCCGTGCCAGGGCCTTCGGGATGACGATCGTGGCCGTCGACCCCCAGACGGAAGAGATTCCACCGGGAGTCGAATCGCTCTGGCCCCCCCAGGAATTGCCCAAGCTGCTGGGGGCGAGCGATTTCGTGGTGATCGCCGCTCCCCATACTCCCGAGACCGAGGGGCTGTTCCGCCGCGCGCAATTCGAGCAGATGAAGCGCACCGCGTACTTGATCAACATCGGGCGCGGGGCGATCGTCGTGCTCGACGATCTGACGCAAGCGCTCGGCGCAGGCCAGATCGCCGGTGCGGCACTCGACGTGTGCGAGATCGAACCGTTGCCCCCCGATCACCCGCTCTGGCGGATGGACAACGTTATCATCACGCCGCACGTGGCCGGCTGTGCGACAGTGGTGGCCGAGCGTCACCTGGACGTGCTCGTCGAGAATGTCGGACGATTCTCGCGGGGCGAAGCGCTCATGAATCTTGTCCGCAAGGATCTGTGGTACTGA
- a CDS encoding protein kinase, whose translation MKSGQRLYRLDIEKIHRLRIQRGLTEQAFAIEAGIPSRTRQRIFRGEACMMKIVTRIAEFFEIQDPTEILHPLELETNGHLRVNGRGRLVGDWEAAQPMGPWETASNSLQWRLYRMAHLHLPERLGRGKCYDLGQLSDCDREALAAQLQRHPDVCGRIGQHPNVAINLTALPDPADRNWWVVDQWVEGRTLSALFVETTFDRGTIITILRGIADGLAALHEQAIVRRELAPQFVLVRTMDQTPILTDFELAKLLDTDLTVSNKHYWQTDPFRAPEVTAGGDVDVRADIYSWGRIAAQLVAGELPKAGDEEVVVSELRIPKGIGELIVACTQLPRSKRPADMASVQRELRTWK comes from the coding sequence ATGAAGAGTGGGCAGCGGCTGTACCGCCTCGACATCGAAAAAATTCATCGCCTGCGCATTCAAAGAGGGCTTACCGAACAGGCATTTGCCATCGAAGCGGGGATTCCGAGTCGCACACGGCAGCGTATCTTTCGCGGTGAGGCATGCATGATGAAGATCGTCACCCGCATCGCCGAATTCTTTGAAATTCAAGATCCGACCGAGATCCTGCATCCGCTGGAGCTAGAGACGAACGGTCATTTGCGGGTGAACGGCCGCGGCCGCCTGGTGGGCGACTGGGAAGCAGCCCAGCCAATGGGTCCGTGGGAGACGGCCTCGAACAGTTTGCAGTGGCGTCTGTACCGCATGGCACATTTGCACCTGCCTGAGCGTCTCGGCCGTGGCAAGTGCTACGACCTGGGGCAGCTTTCAGATTGCGATCGTGAAGCGCTGGCGGCGCAGCTTCAGCGTCACCCGGACGTTTGTGGTCGCATCGGTCAGCATCCGAACGTGGCCATTAACTTGACCGCCTTGCCCGACCCTGCCGACCGCAACTGGTGGGTGGTCGACCAATGGGTCGAAGGCCGGACGCTCTCGGCATTGTTCGTCGAAACGACCTTCGATCGCGGCACGATCATCACCATCTTACGTGGCATTGCCGATGGCTTGGCGGCATTGCACGAGCAGGCAATCGTTCGGCGCGAACTCGCACCCCAGTTCGTGCTGGTGCGGACCATGGACCAGACGCCGATCCTTACCGATTTCGAGTTGGCTAAACTCCTGGATACGGACCTGACGGTTTCCAACAAGCACTATTGGCAGACTGACCCGTTTCGTGCCCCAGAAGTGACAGCGGGAGGCGATGTCGACGTGCGGGCCGACATTTATAGTTGGGGGCGGATCGCCGCCCAGTTGGTCGCGGGCGAACTGCCAAAGGCTGGTGATGAGGAAGTAGTCGTCAGTGAGTTGCGGATTCCCAAGGGGATTGGCGAACTGATCGTGGCTTGCACACAACTCCCCAGGAGCAAGCGTCCGGCAGATATGGCCAGTGTGCAACGCGAACTCAGGACGTGGAAGTGA
- a CDS encoding helix-turn-helix domain-containing protein, with the protein MITVDELATILGLSKRTIWRLLSAGEIPKPIRLGGSTRWVLAEIEAWIAAGCPRP; encoded by the coding sequence ATGATCACCGTCGACGAGTTGGCCACGATTTTAGGGCTCTCCAAACGGACGATTTGGCGGCTGCTCTCCGCCGGAGAGATCCCCAAGCCGATCCGTCTAGGGGGCAGCACTCGCTGGGTATTGGCCGAAATCGAGGCCTGGATCGCCGCCGGCTGTCCACGCCCGTGA
- a CDS encoding site-specific integrase — translation MKFPKPWFRPERGVWYVTLDGKQHNLGPDRAAAFNRYRTLLKSPPKKRKKVEHQSVAVVLDNFLEWTKKHRALRTYEWYLAHCQSFAKTLPENMSVEALKPYHVQQWVDGHDDWADGHKRGGMVAVQRAFNWAEKLGYLERSPIHYLEKPKAGRRETIVTPAEFPVMLAAIRRQEFRDLVVTAWETGARPQELIRVEARHVDLQNARWVFPPHEAKVKTRPRIVYLSDTALAITKRLMLKHPKGPLFRNTKGRPWVAYSLNCQYTRIQERLGRRVCLYVLRHSFATRMLEAGVDALTVAILLGHANPAMLSLTYQHLSHNPKHMLDQIRQASA, via the coding sequence ATGAAGTTTCCAAAGCCTTGGTTCCGTCCCGAGCGGGGTGTCTGGTACGTCACGCTCGATGGGAAACAGCACAATCTCGGTCCCGATCGGGCCGCTGCCTTCAATCGCTATCGAACGCTGCTCAAATCGCCGCCTAAGAAGAGAAAGAAGGTCGAGCATCAATCCGTTGCGGTGGTGCTCGACAACTTCCTCGAATGGACGAAAAAGCACCGGGCACTACGCACGTACGAGTGGTATCTCGCCCATTGCCAGTCGTTCGCGAAGACGCTCCCGGAGAACATGAGCGTCGAGGCCCTCAAGCCCTATCACGTGCAACAGTGGGTCGACGGACATGACGACTGGGCGGATGGTCATAAACGCGGTGGCATGGTCGCGGTCCAACGGGCCTTCAACTGGGCCGAAAAACTGGGATACCTGGAGCGTTCGCCGATTCACTACCTGGAGAAGCCCAAAGCGGGCCGGCGAGAGACGATTGTGACTCCGGCCGAGTTTCCGGTCATGCTGGCCGCCATTCGTCGGCAGGAGTTTCGCGACCTGGTCGTCACGGCCTGGGAAACGGGGGCCAGACCGCAGGAACTCATTCGCGTCGAAGCCCGGCACGTCGACCTGCAAAATGCTCGCTGGGTGTTTCCACCGCACGAGGCGAAGGTCAAGACACGGCCGCGCATCGTCTATCTTTCCGATACGGCGTTGGCCATCACGAAGCGACTGATGCTGAAACATCCCAAGGGACCACTCTTCCGGAATACGAAAGGTCGGCCGTGGGTTGCCTATTCGCTGAATTGCCAATACACCCGCATTCAGGAACGGCTCGGTCGGCGCGTGTGCCTCTACGTCCTACGCCATTCCTTTGCGACTCGGATGCTCGAAGCCGGAGTGGATGCACTCACGGTCGCGATCTTGTTGGGGCACGCGAACCCCGCCATGCTCTCGTTGACGTATCAGCACCTGAGTCATAATCCGAAGCACATGCTCGACCAGATTCGCCAAGCATCGGCTTAG
- a CDS encoding helix-turn-helix domain-containing protein, which translates to MDELEPVAPATDVRMPDIFLTVRDVAARLRVSQSCVYALVQQGRLSCHRIGGGRGAVRISESDLQRFLISCRAESAEPTEPQREEPRRAPRVQLKHLKL; encoded by the coding sequence ATGGACGAACTTGAGCCTGTAGCTCCCGCGACCGATGTTCGAATGCCGGACATTTTTCTGACGGTCCGAGACGTGGCTGCACGATTGCGTGTCTCGCAGTCGTGCGTCTACGCGCTGGTTCAGCAGGGACGGCTTTCCTGTCATCGCATTGGTGGTGGTCGCGGTGCTGTCCGAATCAGCGAATCCGACCTGCAACGGTTCCTGATCTCTTGCCGTGCGGAATCAGCCGAACCAACCGAGCCGCAACGCGAGGAGCCCCGCAGGGCCCCTCGCGTGCAGCTCAAGCACTTGAAGCTCTAA